The window CCGCTGGCGATCAGGCTGCCGGGCCGCGCCCACGTGCGCAGCTCGGCCACCGCCGAGCCCAACGTCCGCACGAGCAGCGACAGGAAGATGCCCAGCACGAACAGCGCCGCCAGGCCCGGCCGCGGCACCTGCGGCAGCACGATCGTGGTCACGGTGAGCGCGATGCAGGCCGCCGTCGCCAGCGAGCCCAGGATGCGGCCCAGGTTCCCCAGGAGCTTGAGGCCCACAGGCACCTCGGGCGCGACCACCCAGTCCTTGAGCCTCAGGAAGTCGCGGAACAGCCCCCAGCCCAGGAGCGACACGAGCAGGAAGAGCAGCCCGTAGAGGAGCATGGCTCCTCCCTGATCGCCCGCCCGAATTCCCAGGACCACGAGCGCGCCACAAGCGAGAACGCCCAGGGCGCTGAGCCCGTAGCCCACTGTGCCCACGACCCTCGCGGCGAACGGCGCCGCGGCCGCTTCCGCAGGCTTGCTTGCTTTCGCCATCCTCAGGGCTCCTCTCTAGAAGCCGCCCATGCCGGGCATTCCGCCGCCCATGCCGCCCATCCCACCGCCCATGCCGCCGCCCGGAGGGCCGGCCGGCGCGGGCTTCTTCTCGGGGACCTCGGCGATCAGGGCGTCGGTCGTCAGCAGCAGGCCGGCCACGCTGGCCGCGTTCTGGAGCGCGGTGCGCACGACCTTCGTCGGGTCAATGATGCCGGCCTCCACCAGATCGCCGTAGCGATCGGCCAGGGCGTCGTACCCGTAGGTGTCGCTGTTCTCCTGGAGGATTCGGTGGACCACCACGTTGCCGCTTTCGCCCGCATTCTCGGCAATCTGCACCACGGGCGCGCGGAGCGCGCGGCGCACGATCTCGACGCCCACCTTCTCGTCGTCCTTGGCCTTCACCTTGTCGAGGCAGCGGGCGGCCCGCAGCAGCGCGACGCCGCCGCCGGGCAGGATGCCTTCCTCGACAGCCGCGCGGGTGGCGTGGAGCGCGTCCTCGATGCGCGCCTTCTTCTCCTTCATCTCGACCTCGGTGGCCGCGCCCACCCGCACCTCGGCCACGCCGCCGGCCAGCTTGGCCATCCGCTCCTCGAGCTTCTCGCGGTCGTAGTCGGAGGTCGTCGTCTCGATCTCGTGGCGAATCTGCGCGATGCGGCCCTTGATCGCCTCGGGCGTGCCGCCGCCCTGGATGATCGTGGTGTTCTCCTTCTCCACGACCACCTTCTTGGCCGTGCCCAGGTCGCGGAGGTCCACGCTCTGGAGCTTGACGCCGAGGTCATTGAAGAGAGCCTTGCCGCCGACGAGGAGCGCGATGTCCTCCAGCATCGCCTTCCGGCGGTCGCCGAAGCCCGGGGCTTTGATGGCGCACACCCTCAGGATGCCGCGCAGCTTGTTGACCACCAGGGTGGCCAGCGCATCGCCGTCCACGTCCTCCGCGATGATGACGAGCGGCCGGCCGCTCTTGGCCACCTTCTCGAGCACCGGCACCAGGTCGCGCACCGCCGAGATCTTCTCCTCGTGGATGAGGATGTAAGGGTCCTCGAGCTCGCAGGTCATCGCGTCCGGGTCGGTGACGAAATGGGCGGAGATGTATCCGCGGTCGAACTGCATGCCTTCGACCCATTCCACGGCGGTCTCCATCGCCTTGCCTTCCTCGATGGTGATCACGCCGTCCTTGCCCACGCGCTCCATCGCCTGGGCCAGCATGTCGCCGATGGCCGGGTCGTTGTTGGCGGCCACGGCGGCCACCTGGGCGATCTCCTTGCGCCCCTTGACCTTCTGGCTCATGCGGCGGAGTTCCTCGACCACGGCCTCCACGCCCTTCTCGATGCCGCGTTTGATGGCCATGGCGTTCGTGCCGGCGGCCACGTTCCGCAGGCCCTCCTCGAAGATCGCTTCGGCCAGCACGGTCGCCGTGGTGGTGCCGTCGCCGGCCACGTCGCTCGTCTTCGAGGCCACCTGGCGCACCATCTGGCTGCCCATGTTCTCGTAGGCTTCTTCGAGCTCGATCTCCTTGGCCACGGTCACGCCGTCCTTGGTGACCGTGGGCGCGCCGTAGCTCTTCTCGATCACCACGTTGCGGCCACGGGGGCCGAGGGTGACCTTGACGGCATGTGCCAGCTTGCTCACGCCCAGGCGAATCGCCTCCCGGGCATCCTGTTCGAACGCCATCTTCTTGGCGGCCATTCCGCGTGCTCCTGTCGCTATTTCTGGATGATACCGAGGACGTCTTCCTCACGCATGATGAGGAGGTCCTCATCGGCGTGCTTGATCTCGGTGCCGGCGTAGCTGGTGAAGACAATGCGGTCGCCGACCTTGACGTGCATGGGCAGGTGCTTGCCCTCCTCGGTCAGCGCGCCATCGCCCACGGCCACCACCTCGCCCTGCCTGGGCTTCTCCTTGGCCGTGTCGGGCAGCACGATGCCGCCCGCGGTGCGGTCCTCCGCCTCGAGCCGCCGCACGACGATCCGGTCGCCCAGGGGCTTGATGTTCAGCTTCTTCGCCATGACTCGTCCTTCCTCTGGAGTTTGGGCCGGCCACGCCGGCTGCCTTAGACCCTCCGGCGCGGCCGGAGCGCTGAGGCCACCACCCGCCGCAAGAGCGCATCGTCCAGCGGCTTCGGCACCACAGCGAACGCATCCTCAAGAAACGCAGACACTTGAACACGTCCCGACACTTCCCGCGCGGTGAGCACGCAGGGCACGGCGGCCCCGCTGCGCGCGCGGATGGCCCGCAGCAGCGCCAGCCCTCCGCGGTGCGGGATCTCCAGTTGCACCAGGACCACGTCAATCCGCCTGTGATGGACGATCTCGAACGCCGCCGCATCGTCCCCGGCCAGATAGGTCTCGTACCCCTCGGCGTCGAAGAGCGAGCCCAGGTCGCGCCTCAGGCGCTCCTCCTGTTCGGCGATCAGCACCGAACGCCGGGCCTCGGGGTGCGCCGCTCTCTCCTCGTCAACCACCATCGTCGGCCATCCGACCTCAGAGGATTCCGGCTGGTCGCCATAGCCTAACACAATCGGCGGGATGTTGCAAACCCTGTGCCGAAGCGCCCGCAGGGTCAGAGGGAACCCTAGCCGCCCCGACGCCCCGGAATCAGGGCTCGACCAGCGTGAGCCGTAACTCATTCTGCAAAGGATGTTTACCGAGCGCTGCCTACTCGCGCTTGCCTGCATCAGGATACCCGACGCAACCGCGCAGAAGGGCGTTCGGCATCCGCAGCCACTGTCAGCGAGGCAGCGGCGGGCCTGTCAAAGTGGCAGCGGAACCGTCTCGCCGCACTCGATAGACTGGTAGGCGGCCACGCCGATCTCCACGGCGGCTCGCCCGTCCTCGCCCGCCACGGGCGGCGGCGTGTCGTTCAACACGCTGTCCACGAAGTCCCGAAGCTCGTGCCGCACGGGGTCCTCCACCGGAATCTGGCTCGCAGGGAGGAAGGTGGCCTTCTCGCCCGTCTTGCACAGGTGCAGCCCCGCGTCGGCGCCCCAGATCGCGGGGAACACGATCGAGCCGCGCTCGCAGTCCACCCGCCCGCCGTAGCCGCCGAGGGCGCTCACCTGTCCCGCGTGGAGCAGCCCCTTGGCGCCGCTCGCGAAGTGCAGAGTCACCAGAGCGAGGTCCGGGTAGTCCAGCCGCCTGTCCACGTAGAACCCGCCGGTGGCATACACGGCCTCCACCTCACCGCACACCCAGCGCAGGAAGTCAATCTCGTGTGCATTGATCTCGAGCAGCGTGCCGCCGCACAGGCTGCGTTGGAGGCGCCAGGGCTGCGTGTAGGCTCCGCCCCACTGGCCGCCCAGCCGATGCACCGTCATGCAGATGGGCGCCCCGAAGTCCCCGCCCCTCGCCAGCTCACGCACCTTGCCGTGCACCGCGTGGTAGCGGCACACCTGGCCGATCATCAGTTTCACCTTGGCCTTGCGGCACGCCTTGATCATGGCGTCGCAGTCTTCCAGCGTCACCGCCATCGGCTTCTCGCAGAAGACGTGCTTGCCCGCCCGGGCGGCGGCGATCGTGTGCTCGGCGTGGGCGAACTGGGGCGAGGCCACCACCACGGCATCCACCGCGTCGAGCGAGACCAGCGCCTCGAGGCTGCTGCACGCTCGAGCGCCGTGCTTCGAGGCCAGCTCGCCGGCCCGCTCGGGGAGTTCGTCGTAGGCCGCGGTCACGGCCGCCGTGTCCAACCCGGCCACCCCCTGCGCCAGCGCCGC of the Planctomycetota bacterium genome contains:
- a CDS encoding Gfo/Idh/MocA family oxidoreductase; its protein translation is MAKVGIGIVGCGGMGAALAQGVAGLDTAAVTAAYDELPERAGELASKHGARACSSLEALVSLDAVDAVVVASPQFAHAEHTIAAARAGKHVFCEKPMAVTLEDCDAMIKACRKAKVKLMIGQVCRYHAVHGKVRELARGGDFGAPICMTVHRLGGQWGGAYTQPWRLQRSLCGGTLLEINAHEIDFLRWVCGEVEAVYATGGFYVDRRLDYPDLALVTLHFASGAKGLLHAGQVSALGGYGGRVDCERGSIVFPAIWGADAGLHLCKTGEKATFLPASQIPVEDPVRHELRDFVDSVLNDTPPPVAGEDGRAAVEIGVAAYQSIECGETVPLPL
- a CDS encoding response regulator, which produces MVVDEERAAHPEARRSVLIAEQEERLRRDLGSLFDAEGYETYLAGDDAAAFEIVHHRRIDVVLVQLEIPHRGGLALLRAIRARSGAAVPCVLTAREVSGRVQVSAFLEDAFAVVPKPLDDALLRRVVASALRPRRRV
- the groES gene encoding co-chaperone GroES, which codes for MAKKLNIKPLGDRIVVRRLEAEDRTAGGIVLPDTAKEKPRQGEVVAVGDGALTEEGKHLPMHVKVGDRIVFTSYAGTEIKHADEDLLIMREEDVLGIIQK
- the groL gene encoding chaperonin GroEL (60 kDa chaperone family; promotes refolding of misfolded polypeptides especially under stressful conditions; forms two stacked rings of heptamers to form a barrel-shaped 14mer; ends can be capped by GroES; misfolded proteins enter the barrel where they are refolded when GroES binds), coding for MAAKKMAFEQDAREAIRLGVSKLAHAVKVTLGPRGRNVVIEKSYGAPTVTKDGVTVAKEIELEEAYENMGSQMVRQVASKTSDVAGDGTTTATVLAEAIFEEGLRNVAAGTNAMAIKRGIEKGVEAVVEELRRMSQKVKGRKEIAQVAAVAANNDPAIGDMLAQAMERVGKDGVITIEEGKAMETAVEWVEGMQFDRGYISAHFVTDPDAMTCELEDPYILIHEEKISAVRDLVPVLEKVAKSGRPLVIIAEDVDGDALATLVVNKLRGILRVCAIKAPGFGDRRKAMLEDIALLVGGKALFNDLGVKLQSVDLRDLGTAKKVVVEKENTTIIQGGGTPEAIKGRIAQIRHEIETTTSDYDREKLEERMAKLAGGVAEVRVGAATEVEMKEKKARIEDALHATRAAVEEGILPGGGVALLRAARCLDKVKAKDDEKVGVEIVRRALRAPVVQIAENAGESGNVVVHRILQENSDTYGYDALADRYGDLVEAGIIDPTKVVRTALQNAASVAGLLLTTDALIAEVPEKKPAPAGPPGGGMGGGMGGMGGGMPGMGGF